The genomic stretch atttgttGAACAAAATGCAGTGTTGTGGACGTCCTTTACAACCTTGATGCTAAAAAAGCGGGTGCGAACTACGTCTGTTACAGCCCAACACAAAATGAATCGATGATCAGGTGAAAACTTTACCATGCCAAATACATCTGGGGTATCCATTTGTGTTAGTTTTCTGAAATTACACATCACATCATATAAACTAATCACTCCCGAAGAATGTGAAATTGCAAGAAGCCTTCCATCACCAGACCATGCAAAAGATAAAATGTCTTCATCTGCGAGAATTCGATCAACCTCTGAGCCATTTTCCAAACTCCACAAAACAAGGCTTTTAGAACTCTCAAGACAATTAGTTAGAATCTTGGTCTTGTCGCCTGAAATAGAGCAAACTGAGAATCTACAGTTACTTCTGGGAAAGAGTGGTTTCAAGTCTCCGTCCATAGTATAGGCCTGACTTAGAATCCCAGGTAAAATACATTCCTTTGTAGGGTGGAAAACAACAGAACGGAATAATGACAACGCGTCTACAGAAGGTAATTTTCTAAACACAGTGGAATTCCCGATCTTCCTGAAACTCTTCTCTACTACGACTGGACGTGTCCACACTAGCCTGCCAGTCTCGAGTGACCATAGCGGCAGCATTCCGTCGCTACATTCACACACCATATAATCCAACTGTGGAGAAACGTCCAAACAGATCACGGTAGATGAACATTCAAATCGGGCTAGAACACCTGCCCGTTGCATCTCCTTGTGAACAACCTCCATATATGGTATTTCAGGATACTTCTTTCGCAAATGATTCGACGCGTCAACACTCAACACTTTTCCTCCTTGGTTAAGTATGATTTGAAGAAACCTGCGAGGGGTATCCGTCAGTAAACGGAGGTTCTTTCTCAAGAGAAACAACAAGGTTTTCAGAATATTTTGGTTATCTTTTGATAACAATGTAAAAATCCCCTTGTTTTTAAGCCACAGAAGGTCTTCAGCCGCTATTGTGCTGTTCACGAAGGTCTTGGCATACACGATTTCTAAATCCATAATGTAGGCCTTTGTCAGTTCGTCCAGCTTATGTGGCTCTCTCTTGATGCCTTCGTGTAGCATGTGATGCACACCATGATACAGCGCGTACCTCTCAGTGGCGCTAAATCGTTCGTAATGTATACCTTTCCGTTTCACATTTTCAAGTTCGTCAATACACAAGGCTGCTAGTATACGGTGTCCCTCACTTTCATCCACAATGAATTCATGCTCCCCATAACTTGAAATGTCTGTTAACCAGTCTTGAACTGACTTGTGAATGACAGTAAGACACTCATCCCGGATGGGAAGAAGTACAGAAACACTATCCAAGATTCTTAGTACTTTACGTCTTGTGAGTGGTGAATTGGTACTTTGCACTAATACTTTAGAAACAAAACCTACTGGCAAGGGTTCTCTTGAAGCGGTAATGGCAGATAGCAGATTCAGGAAATGTTCTTCCTTTACGTCAAGTTCCTCCAAGAGTTCACGTTCCAATCGTTTGAAATAGGAATGATAGACTGAAGAAATTCCTGAGGGTAAACTGCCAACAAGGTCTCCCTCGTTCAAAATTGATGCATTTTCAGTAATCGACAATAAGAGAAAATGGGCGTACAGCATCAGTCCTTCAGATTTCGAAACTAATTTTTGTACAAACACGCCTACATTCTCTCGTTTGACCACGAGTTGTAGTCTTTTCAGACAAAACACTCTAACGTCTTCTAGATTCTGTTCATCATTAGATTTAATTTCAACCGGCTTCAAATGTTTTAGTTTCTCTGCAATGTTTAAGGCTGGACGCGTCGTGACAACAAAACGAATCCAACTAGGAAGCTTACAAAACTGATCTGCAATCACATCAAGAAGCTTATTCCGTCCTTGATATTCGCTTTCATCCAAACCATCTATCACCATGAGCATGTTTCTTCCTGGATCACCTACAGCACTAAGAGGTTCCTTGAAAATCAGTGCAAACAACTCCTCCACACCCATGTTGTTGAGATCTGTTCCCAGGTTTCTTGATAGCTGTTCCACAAGTGCTCGCTTGTACTCTGGCAGGACATAGGACAATTGACAGGCAAGTGACTGAATCATCAAGTGAGGCTTACAGTAGCGTACATTGTTATACTGACAAAAGTGACTTCCCGATAGTCTGCCAGTCTCTTGCATTCGCTTGCAAATCACGGCTGAGATGACAGATTTTCCCATCCCTGCATTTCCAGTGATCACCATCACACGATTTTGAGAGCTTCCGTCATCCAGCCAGTTCTGAACTCTGTCAAATACCCACTCACGTGTCCCTGCTTGAAATCTTTGCACATAATACTCAATGTCTCCTCTGAATTCAGACTTGACAAGATTTCGCAGGACTTTATCATCTGTTTCCTTGTCTCTTCCTTCTTTAAAAGCGTCAACTGTTTTCTTTACTTCTTTAATACCTTCTGTTAACACGTTATACTGTTCCTGGGTCCTTGCTCCAAAGTCAACCATTTTGCTGTGAGTTTGTTGTACATTTTCGATCACCTTGTCTAAACCATCTTGACGTTTTCCCCGTTCTTCCGTGTTCTTCAAATGTATCTCTTCCACGGCCAGGTTGGTTTGAGACTGAGACTGTTGTATTTCCTGCAACGTTTTATGATTGTCCACCTGAGTTTCTCGTACTTCACCAACTGTTAGCTGCATTTTAGTCTGGGTCTGTTGTACTTCTTCCATTGTCTTTTGTATCTTTTCAACCCCTTGACTTAAGTTCTTCAGCTGTGATTTCACTTTCTCATCGCTGTCAACCCAGTCACGTAAACCTTGAAGATAATTTTTCTCGCCACTTTTCGCTTGTTTTAATTTATCAATTTCTCCCTGGTCTAAGCCCAGAGCCAAAAGAGGGGCACTAATTTCTTCCCAGAGAGAAGAAAATTCTCCTGTATCAACGCCAGTTGTTGTTATATGACTGAGCTTATTGCGGTAGAATTTTATGCGGGCAATATTGGCCTCGAGGGATTTGTTCCTCGGGTTTGGTTTATTGTGCCACCCAGAACGTGGAGCACGCAGACCACAAATCGTAGTcagcaaaaggaaaagaagagtgATGTCAAAAGTGTTGGAGTCTGGTGCTACTCCACTAGGCGGGAATAATTTGTCCCACTGATGGCCATCCAGAATCTTTTCATAGAAAAGATTTTCAAGGATGGAATAATTGGTGTTAAGATCTTGGACCAAGCGATTGGGTGGGTGATAACGATCAAACGTCTTCTTCAAAGCGAATGTCCCACCATCAATGAGTAATCCGATGAGCTTGGCTCCATTTGTTTTCTCCACAGAAGAGGCCAGGGGTGATGGCACTGCAGTAGCCATGTAGATGAtcacaaaattaatgaaaaagacCATTACAAATTTCTGCAGGGGGTagaaaaaacaattcaaaattgTTTAGGTAACTAATCTATTCTGAAGACAAAATTcatattcatgaaaaaatcTGGCTCGAAAGTTGCAATAAATGATCTAAATGTAGTACAATGGCCCACTTCGAAAGTTGGTTTTGGTGCACAACCATTCAGGTAAAGATGTTTCATTTGCACATGAATTAATGAAACCTGTTTTACACATGAAAGGATGAGCACTAATTTGGAATTACTTTCAAGGAGGGGCAAAGCTTAATTACAGATTGGCCTATGCTACTGTGACATGTTATTCACAACAATATAACCACCTTAattgtttttaacaaaatttatTTGGAATGCTTACAGTCACAGgaatgatttttcattttgttgaaaagcataaaaaaaaaaaataaacgaatgTAAGGGTCTGTGTGAAATTTGCTTGAGAAAATTAAACTCTCCCCTCCTCTCCACTCTGTCTTTTGAAAGCTTTGATAAAACAGATGACACAAAATTCCACTCAATTTTGGTTAGATTAAAATCGAGATCATTCAATTCTCTTCTGTTGAATTTACCTCACGTTTGTTAATACATATAGTTTGTTTGACACACTTGACTCTGTTATCATATCCTATTCCTAGATATCAGTCATTGGGGAGTGGAGCTAAGCCCCACCCCACGTCTCTTCTGTTGACTTTGCAATACGTTTGTTGATAGTTTGTTCGACACACTTGACTCTGTTAATAACATATCTTAATCGTAGATATCAGTTATCGGGGAGTGGAGCTGTTGACTTTACCTCACGttttttaatagtttgtttaACACACTTGACTTTGTTAACATATCCTATTCCTAGATATCAGTTACCGGGGAGTGGAACTCAGCCCCACCCCATCCCCCTTCTCTTCTGTTGAATTTACCTCACGTTTGTTAATACATGTAGTTTGTTTGACACACTTGACTTTGTTAACATATCCTAATCGTAGATATAAGATGTTGGGGAATGGAGAGGAGCCCTACCTCACCGCTACTGTTATAATCAACCTCAGGGCACAACAACAGAATTCTTATGATGCAACTGTCTGGTGGTAAATTAGTTTCAGGCAGCCATTTGTTCtatcttttttctctctccttATTTGTTATACATAGCAGTAATTAAAATTGAGACATTTTACCTGAATAAACTGGTATGTAGTCAACTCCCTTGTTAGCGACCACCCTTGGTGCAGGACAAAGTCgttgcttacgggaggtggtcatctacaagataaataaataaaataagccTAAACTGAACTGATAATCTTAATTACATAAAGTTATTATCTTATAAGCTAAAACTAGGCACGCTGGAGGTGCCGGGTTCAGTCCTGctaatacttttctttttttgcttctttctttttttccgttttttgttttgtttgctcatttgttttgttgttgttgttgttgttgttttttataaatatataccCCAATAACTGTTTAATAAAGTGCCATAAACCGGAAGAAAAATATTGTGTTTCCCGAGCAAAGATAGTGGATAAACAATTCGGTCAGTATAACAGACGGACTGTGGACTGTAGATCACGGACTGAGGATTGGGTATA from Porites lutea chromosome 1, jaPorLute2.1, whole genome shotgun sequence encodes the following:
- the LOC140927710 gene encoding uncharacterized protein, producing MATAVPSPLASSVEKTNGAKLIGLLIDGGTFALKKTFDRYHPPNRLVQDLNTNYSILENLFYEKILDGHQWDKLFPPSGVAPDSNTFDITLLFLLLTTICGLRAPRSGWHNKPNPRNKSLEANIARIKFYRNKLSHITTTGVDTGEFSSLWEEISAPLLALGLDQGEIDKLKQAKSGEKNYLQGLRDWVDSDEKVKSQLKNLSQGVEKIQKTMEEVQQTQTKMQLTVGEVRETQVDNHKTLQEIQQSQSQTNLAVEEIHLKNTEERGKRQDGLDKVIENVQQTHSKMVDFGARTQEQYNVLTEGIKEVKKTVDAFKEGRDKETDDKVLRNLVKSEFRGDIEYYVQRFQAGTREWVFDRVQNWLDDGSSQNRVMVITGNAGMGKSVISAVICKRMQETGRLSGSHFCQYNNVRYCKPHLMIQSLACQLSYVLPEYKRALVEQLSRNLGTDLNNMGVEELFALIFKEPLSAVGDPGRNMLMVIDGLDESEYQGRNKLLDVIADQFCKLPSWIRFVVTTRPALNIAEKLKHLKPVEIKSNDEQNLEDVRVFCLKRLQLVVKRENVGVFVQKLVSKSEGLMLYAHFLLLSITENASILNEGDLVGSLPSGISSVYHSYFKRLERELLEELDVKEEHFLNLLSAITASREPLPVGFVSKVLVQSTNSPLTRRKVLRILDSVSVLLPIRDECLTVIHKSVQDWLTDISSYGEHEFIVDESEGHRILAALCIDELENVKRKGIHYERFSATERYALYHGVHHMLHEGIKREPHKLDELTKAYIMDLEIVYAKTFVNSTIAAEDLLWLKNKGIFTLLSKDNQNILKTLLFLLRKNLRLLTDTPRRFLQIILNQGGKVLSVDASNHLRKKYPEIPYMEVVHKEMQRAGVLARFECSSTVICLDVSPQLDYMVCECSDGMLPLWSLETGRLVWTRPVVVEKSFRKIGNSTVFRKLPSVDALSLFRSVVFHPTKECILPGILSQAYTMDGDLKPLFPRSNCRFSVCSISGDKTKILTNCLESSKSLVLWSLENGSEVDRILADEDILSFAWSGDGRLLAISHSSGVISLYDVMCNFRKLTQMDTPDVFGMVKFSPDHRFILCWAVTDVVRTRFFSIKVVKDVHNTAFCSTNVFYDYENFDPFNDCGFLFGDLIPKERHLHQTMFVLDKRLLRSSGGAIEMEDTKDIKESYQGVSPGAKGIAVSLDAQTVFVASETSVTAYEVSSGKLKAEINCGLKLYRPLCPVRGGVLILTNESTVELWSGNLAKRIKRWTNLLLVKQVIPVSEERVAVVSVGDVKVLDTISGKVVLTIPVLQGRVLTCNSKCQLLYIIKEAIKFLRPDPPCSLQLLDGKTVVWRKEVIERYLVYEVVAFSPTEHFLVVGTTEGVLVLDAETGNTLRTLRPSTFSHFWHFTFISDDRCVAISNSDLTIQLLNVKSGELVTAIDVESNVSCLAACPFNRVLAIGLDSTPNFRVIRVHLPRGDDIENGKRPCEATMRKIDRTDLPQQDDGHAKDKGGEKRGKTDQEVGEEQRAHLREARQQERKEEDSRNSQVQKRRFCVLV